A single genomic interval of Streptomyces sp. BA2 harbors:
- a CDS encoding endonuclease domain-containing protein — protein MGGSREPRGARKWGGLRELAVEGVLLTCWAREAGWPTSTLSRSLAAEGWTRIPGGGWAEPGRAVDLTVRLWAGQLTMPGLVASHRSAAKLWRIEVLREELEFTDPQGTRRKTGAHVHWRPLPPAEITVVGDLRVTTVARTLADLLRGGPREEALVALDSALSSRRYGGRCWRGPLIGGLDTVAAALDSPPAAGAAGAARARRWLALADPGAGSPAETVARLRMGDAGLRPESQAGILTPSGRLLRPDFFFRGEGVVVEIEGYAYHGTREAHRRDLARYNDLASCPEVRVVLRFGAEEVFNAPEAFVERVRAAVAGQGETGSFA, from the coding sequence ATGGGGGGTTCAAGGGAGCCGCGGGGTGCGAGGAAGTGGGGTGGGCTGCGGGAGTTGGCCGTGGAGGGGGTGTTGCTCACGTGCTGGGCCAGGGAGGCGGGCTGGCCGACGAGCACGCTGTCCAGAAGCCTGGCAGCCGAGGGGTGGACACGCATTCCGGGCGGTGGCTGGGCGGAGCCCGGGCGCGCGGTTGATCTGACGGTGCGTCTCTGGGCCGGGCAGTTGACGATGCCGGGCCTGGTGGCGAGCCACCGGTCGGCGGCGAAGCTGTGGCGCATCGAAGTACTGCGGGAGGAGCTGGAGTTCACCGACCCGCAGGGAACCCGCCGCAAGACGGGCGCCCACGTCCACTGGCGTCCTCTGCCGCCCGCCGAGATCACCGTGGTGGGGGATCTCCGGGTGACGACGGTCGCGCGTACGTTGGCGGATCTGCTGCGCGGTGGCCCGCGGGAGGAGGCCCTGGTGGCGCTCGACTCGGCGCTGAGCAGCCGCCGTTACGGGGGTCGCTGCTGGCGGGGACCGCTGATCGGCGGCCTCGACACCGTGGCCGCGGCCTTGGATTCCCCGCCGGCTGCGGGGGCTGCGGGGGCGGCGAGGGCGCGTCGGTGGCTGGCGTTGGCTGACCCGGGGGCGGGCTCACCGGCGGAGACGGTCGCCCGGCTCCGGATGGGGGACGCGGGGCTGCGCCCGGAGTCCCAGGCAGGGATCTTGACCCCGTCCGGCCGCCTACTGCGCCCGGACTTCTTCTTCCGCGGGGAGGGCGTGGTGGTCGAGATCGAGGGCTATGCCTACCACGGCACCCGCGAGGCCCACCGCCGGGACCTGGCCCGCTACAACGACCTCGCGTCGTGCCCCGAGGTGAGGGTGGTACTGCGCTTCGGTGCAGAGGAGGTCTTCAACGCACCGGAGGCGTTCGTGGAGAGGGTGCGAGCGGCGGTAGCAGGTCAGGGCGAGACCGGGAGCTTCGCTTGA
- a CDS encoding DJ-1/PfpI family protein, which yields MQIAILLYDKFTVLDAIGPFQTLAGLPGAEVVFVAEQAGPVLDDTRALSLVATKSLAEVSSPDIVVVPGSPEPDLENEAVLDWLRAVDATTTWTTSVCTGSLILAAAGLLNGRRATSHWLALEQIKQFGVDSTGQRVVFDGKYVTGAGVSAGIDMGLTLAGKIAGDEHAQTVQLLIEYDPQPPYDAGSPDKAPAALVEKFRAQTVS from the coding sequence ATGCAGATCGCCATCCTCCTCTACGACAAGTTCACCGTCCTCGACGCGATAGGCCCCTTCCAGACCCTCGCCGGACTTCCCGGCGCCGAAGTCGTCTTCGTCGCCGAGCAAGCCGGTCCCGTCCTCGACGACACCCGCGCCCTCTCCCTCGTCGCCACGAAGTCCCTCGCCGAGGTCAGCAGCCCGGACATCGTCGTCGTACCGGGAAGTCCGGAGCCCGATCTCGAGAACGAAGCCGTCCTCGACTGGCTGCGCGCCGTCGACGCCACCACCACCTGGACCACCTCCGTCTGCACCGGCTCCCTCATCCTCGCGGCCGCCGGGCTCCTCAACGGCCGTCGCGCCACGTCCCATTGGCTGGCGCTCGAGCAGATCAAGCAGTTCGGAGTCGATTCCACCGGGCAGCGCGTCGTCTTCGACGGGAAGTACGTCACCGGCGCGGGCGTCTCCGCCGGGATCGACATGGGCCTCACCCTCGCCGGGAAGATCGCGGGCGACGAGCACGCGCAGACCGTACAGCTGCTCATCGAGTACGACCCCCAGCCCCCGTACGACGCCGGCTCACCCGACAAGGCCCCCGCCGCACTCGTGGAGAAGTTCCGGGCGCAGACCGTGTCCTAG
- a CDS encoding alpha/beta fold hydrolase: MPHPTQHHRLVDVPGGRIHLVEQGTGPLVLLVHGFPESWYSWRHQLPVLAEAGFRAVAIDVRGYGRSSKPREVEAYRMLAHVADNVGVVRALGAETATIVGHDWGSAIAANSALLRPDVFTAVGLLSVPYAPRNGVRPSDAFARIGGEADEFYVSYFQEQGRAEAEIEPDVRGWLAGFYAGLSADTMPSAGDPSLHFVPRGGKMSDRFVGGGRLPSLPSWLTEADLDVYAAEFERTGLTGALNRYRNVDRDWEDLAAWDGAPIVQPSLFIGGDQDASTTWLADAIKAYPESLPGLVSSHILEGCGHWVQQERAFEVNRLLVEWLRE; this comes from the coding sequence ATGCCGCACCCCACGCAGCACCACCGACTCGTGGACGTCCCCGGCGGCCGGATCCACCTGGTGGAGCAGGGCACCGGCCCGCTCGTCCTCCTCGTCCACGGCTTCCCCGAGTCCTGGTACTCGTGGCGCCACCAGCTCCCGGTGCTCGCCGAGGCGGGCTTCCGCGCGGTGGCGATCGACGTGCGCGGCTACGGGCGCTCGTCGAAGCCGCGTGAGGTGGAGGCGTACCGGATGCTGGCGCACGTCGCCGACAACGTAGGAGTAGTGCGGGCCCTGGGGGCCGAGACCGCGACGATCGTGGGCCACGACTGGGGCTCGGCGATCGCGGCGAACTCGGCGCTGCTGAGACCGGACGTGTTCACGGCGGTGGGCCTGCTGAGCGTGCCGTACGCGCCGAGGAACGGCGTCCGTCCGTCGGACGCGTTCGCCCGGATCGGCGGTGAGGCGGATGAGTTCTACGTCAGCTACTTCCAGGAGCAGGGGAGGGCGGAGGCGGAGATCGAGCCGGATGTGCGGGGCTGGCTCGCGGGGTTCTACGCGGGCCTGTCGGCGGACACGATGCCGTCAGCCGGCGACCCGAGCCTCCACTTCGTACCCCGGGGCGGAAAGATGTCGGACCGCTTCGTGGGCGGAGGGCGCCTGCCCTCGCTCCCTTCCTGGCTGACGGAGGCCGATCTGGACGTCTACGCGGCCGAGTTCGAACGCACCGGCCTGACCGGCGCGCTCAACCGTTACCGCAACGTCGACCGCGACTGGGAGGACCTGGCCGCGTGGGACGGAGCCCCGATCGTCCAGCCTTCGCTCTTCATCGGCGGCGACCAGGACGCGTCGACGACATGGCTGGCCGACGCGATCAAGGCGTACCCGGAGTCGCTGCCCGGCCTGGTGTCCTCGCACATCCTGGAGGGCTGCGGGCACTGGGTGCAGCAGGAGCGGGCGTTCGAGGTGAATCGGCTGCTGGTGGAGTGGCTGAGGGAGTGA
- a CDS encoding MerR family transcriptional regulator: protein MRIGALSQRTGVSERLLRYYEEQGLLRPLRRPSGYREYGEEDVRTVRSIRTLLAAGLNTRVIAELLPCMYVDGEGDQLAPACPGMLPDLERERARIDAAMADLAAAREVLETVIAATPPRDAEEPEACGVDGPVVGSVAGPVVGPAVGAG from the coding sequence ATGCGTATAGGTGCCTTGTCCCAGCGGACGGGAGTCAGTGAACGCCTTCTCCGCTACTACGAGGAACAGGGCCTGCTGCGGCCGCTGAGGCGGCCGAGCGGCTATCGCGAGTACGGCGAAGAGGACGTCCGTACGGTGCGGAGCATCCGCACCCTCCTGGCCGCGGGCCTCAACACGAGAGTGATCGCGGAACTCCTTCCCTGTATGTACGTCGACGGGGAGGGGGACCAACTGGCTCCCGCGTGCCCCGGCATGCTGCCCGACCTGGAGCGGGAGCGTGCGCGGATCGACGCGGCGATGGCCGATCTGGCGGCGGCGCGGGAGGTCCTGGAGACGGTCATCGCGGCGACGCCGCCCCGGGACGCAGAGGAGCCGGAGGCGTGCGGGGTGGACGGGCCCGTGGTCGGTTCCGTGGCCGGTCCTGTGGTCGGTCCTGCGGTCGGCGCGGGCTGA
- a CDS encoding NAD(P)-dependent oxidoreductase, whose protein sequence is MTAQSSTSAQLSPVTLLGLGPMGIALAEALLAQGHPLTVWNRTPEKADPLVAKGARLAATVADAVGVSPLTLVCLKDYETLYEIFADRPSSDALQGRVLVNLNSGTPAQAHAALAWATERDASYLDGAIMVPPYLVGQPGAVFLYSGSQDVFEQHRTTLTSMGDPRHLGADPSLAVLYNTALLEMMYATLNGFLHATALVGSANVPAAEFAELACGWFMPTVVNPSLGEHASDLDAGHYPGDAGTMEMNLNALEHITRASVEQGVHAEQPRLMQQLAERAIADGHGTDNYLSLYEVFKKAD, encoded by the coding sequence ATGACAGCACAGAGCTCAACTTCCGCCCAGCTCAGCCCCGTTACTCTCCTCGGGCTCGGCCCCATGGGCATCGCCCTCGCCGAAGCGCTCCTCGCCCAGGGCCACCCCCTCACCGTCTGGAACCGCACCCCGGAGAAGGCCGACCCACTCGTCGCCAAGGGTGCGCGGCTCGCCGCCACCGTCGCCGATGCCGTCGGCGTCAGCCCTCTCACCCTCGTATGCCTCAAGGACTACGAGACCCTCTACGAGATCTTCGCCGACCGCCCCAGCAGTGACGCCCTTCAGGGCCGCGTCCTCGTCAACCTCAACTCCGGCACCCCCGCCCAGGCCCACGCCGCCCTCGCCTGGGCCACCGAGCGCGACGCCTCGTACCTCGACGGGGCGATCATGGTGCCGCCGTACCTCGTCGGGCAGCCCGGGGCCGTCTTCCTCTACAGCGGTTCGCAGGACGTCTTCGAGCAGCACCGCACGACACTGACGAGCATGGGCGACCCCCGCCACCTCGGGGCGGACCCGAGCCTCGCCGTCCTCTACAACACCGCCCTCCTGGAGATGATGTACGCGACCCTCAACGGCTTCCTGCACGCCACCGCCCTCGTCGGCTCGGCGAACGTGCCGGCGGCCGAGTTCGCCGAGCTCGCCTGCGGATGGTTCATGCCGACCGTGGTGAACCCGTCCCTCGGCGAACACGCCTCCGACCTGGACGCGGGCCACTATCCCGGCGACGCGGGCACCATGGAGATGAACCTCAACGCCCTTGAGCACATCACCCGCGCCAGCGTCGAGCAGGGCGTCCACGCCGAGCAGCCGCGGCTGATGCAGCAGCTCGCCGAGCGCGCGATCGCCGACGGCCATGGGACCGACAACTACCTCTCCCTCTACGAGGTCTTCAAGAAGGCCGACTGA
- the dnaE gene encoding DNA polymerase III subunit alpha has protein sequence MPKPFTHLHVHTQYSLLDGAARLKDMFNACNEMGMTHVAMSDHGNLHGAYDFFHQAQDAGVTPIIGIEAYVAPESRRDKRKIRWGQPHQKRDDVSGSGGYTHKTIWAADKTGLHNLFRLSSDAYAEGWLQKWPRMDKETISQWSEGLIASTGCPSGELQTRLRLGQYEEARKAAGEYQDIFGKDRYFLELMDHGIDIERRVRDGLLEIGRQLGIPPLVTNDSHYTYAHESVAHDALLCIQTGKNLSDPDRFRFDGTGYYLKSTDEMYAIDSSEAWQEGCRNTLLVAEQIDTTGMFEKRDLMPKFAVPDGYTEVSWFREEVATGMRRRFPAGVGDEYARQAEYEMDIIIQMGFPGYFLVVADFIMWAKNNGIAVGPGRGSAAGSLVSYAMGITDLDPITHGLIFERFLNPERVSMPDVDIDFDERRRVEVIRYVTEKYGADKVAMIGTYGKIKAKNAIKDSARVLGYPYAMGDRLTKAMPPDAGGKGIDLSGITDPKHPRYSEAGEIRGMYENEPDVKKVIDTAKGVEGLVRQMGVHAAGVIMSSETITDHVPVWVRHSDGVTITQWDYPQCESLGLLKMDFLGLRNLTIMDDAVKMVAANKGIDLDLLSIPLADSRTFELFGRGDTLGVFQFDGGPMRSLMRLMKPDEFEDITAVTALYRPGPMGMNTHTNYALRKNAQQEITPIHPEVAEPLRDVLGLTYGLVVYQEQVQKAAQVLAGYTLGQADLLRRAMGKKKKEVLDREFIPFRDGCRERGYSDEAIQAVWDVLVPFAGYAFNKAHAAAYALVSYWTAYLKANYPAEYMAAVLTSVRDDKDKSAVYLNECRRMGIRVLPPNVNASVANFAAQGDDVILFGLTAVRNVGANVVDAIVKCRKEKGKYKSFPDYLEKVDATACNKRTTESLIKAGAFDEMGHTRKGLTACYEPLIDNVVQVKRKEAEGQFDLFGDGGGRGDGDGGGGGGAAETRFGLDVEFPSEEWEKTYLLAQEREMLGLYVSDHPLFGIEHVLSARADAAIASLTGGEHADGAVVTIGGIISGLQRKVTKQGNAWAVATVEDLAGSLECMFFPATYQLVSTQLVEDTVVFVKGRLDKREDVPRLVGMELSVADLTHAAADAPVVLDMHEPQVTPRAVGWLKEILRSHPGPTEVRLRVRGRERTTVYRLGFRVAARPEFWADLKAAVVVEQGG, from the coding sequence GTGCCGAAGCCCTTCACCCACCTGCACGTCCACACCCAGTACTCGCTGCTGGACGGTGCCGCGCGGCTCAAGGACATGTTCAACGCCTGTAATGAGATGGGCATGACGCATGTCGCCATGTCCGACCACGGCAACCTCCACGGCGCGTACGACTTCTTCCACCAGGCCCAGGACGCGGGCGTGACGCCGATCATCGGCATCGAGGCGTACGTCGCCCCGGAGTCCCGCCGCGACAAGCGGAAGATCCGCTGGGGCCAGCCGCACCAGAAGCGGGACGACGTATCCGGTTCGGGTGGCTACACCCACAAGACGATCTGGGCGGCTGACAAGACCGGCCTGCACAATCTCTTCCGGCTGTCCTCGGACGCGTACGCCGAGGGCTGGCTGCAGAAGTGGCCGCGCATGGACAAGGAGACGATCTCCCAGTGGTCGGAGGGCCTGATCGCCTCCACCGGCTGCCCCTCAGGAGAGCTCCAGACCCGCCTGCGCCTCGGGCAGTACGAGGAGGCCCGCAAGGCGGCAGGCGAGTACCAGGACATCTTCGGCAAGGACCGGTACTTCCTGGAGCTGATGGACCACGGCATCGACATCGAACGCCGGGTCAGGGACGGCCTTTTGGAGATCGGCAGGCAGCTGGGAATTCCCCCACTCGTGACGAACGACTCGCATTACACATACGCGCACGAGTCCGTCGCCCACGACGCCCTGCTCTGCATCCAGACGGGCAAGAACCTCTCGGACCCGGACCGTTTCCGTTTCGACGGGACCGGCTACTACCTGAAGTCCACGGACGAGATGTACGCCATCGACTCCTCGGAGGCCTGGCAGGAGGGGTGCCGGAACACGCTTCTGGTCGCGGAGCAGATCGACACCACGGGAATGTTCGAGAAGCGCGACCTCATGCCCAAGTTCGCTGTTCCGGATGGCTATACGGAGGTCAGCTGGTTCCGGGAGGAGGTGGCCACGGGAATGCGGCGGCGATTTCCCGCGGGGGTGGGGGACGAGTACGCGCGGCAGGCCGAGTACGAGATGGACATCATCATCCAGATGGGGTTCCCGGGGTATTTCCTCGTGGTCGCCGACTTCATCATGTGGGCCAAGAACAACGGCATCGCGGTGGGCCCAGGCCGCGGTTCAGCGGCCGGTTCTCTCGTCTCGTACGCGATGGGTATCACCGACCTCGACCCCATCACGCACGGCCTGATCTTCGAGCGGTTCCTCAACCCCGAGCGCGTGTCCATGCCGGACGTCGACATCGACTTCGACGAGCGCAGGCGCGTCGAAGTGATCCGGTACGTGACCGAGAAGTACGGCGCCGACAAGGTCGCCATGATCGGCACGTACGGAAAGATCAAGGCGAAGAACGCCATCAAGGACTCCGCGCGCGTGCTCGGATATCCGTACGCGATGGGCGACCGCCTCACCAAAGCCATGCCACCGGACGCGGGCGGTAAGGGCATCGACCTCTCCGGCATCACGGACCCCAAGCACCCCCGCTACAGCGAGGCGGGCGAGATCCGGGGGATGTACGAGAACGAACCGGACGTGAAGAAGGTCATCGACACCGCGAAGGGTGTGGAGGGCCTGGTCCGGCAGATGGGCGTGCACGCGGCCGGCGTCATCATGTCCAGCGAGACGATCACCGACCATGTGCCGGTGTGGGTGCGCCACAGCGACGGCGTGACGATCACGCAGTGGGACTACCCCCAGTGTGAATCCCTCGGCCTGCTGAAGATGGACTTCCTCGGCCTCAGGAACCTCACCATCATGGACGACGCCGTCAAGATGGTCGCGGCGAACAAGGGTATCGATCTCGACCTCCTCTCCATTCCCTTGGCGGACTCCCGCACCTTCGAACTCTTCGGACGCGGCGACACGTTGGGCGTTTTCCAGTTCGACGGCGGACCGATGCGATCGCTGATGCGGCTGATGAAGCCGGACGAGTTCGAGGACATCACGGCGGTCACGGCGCTCTACCGCCCCGGCCCGATGGGCATGAATACGCACACGAATTACGCGCTGCGGAAGAACGCCCAGCAGGAGATCACCCCTATTCACCCGGAGGTGGCGGAGCCCCTGCGGGACGTGCTCGGCCTGACGTACGGCCTGGTCGTCTACCAGGAGCAGGTGCAGAAGGCGGCCCAGGTCCTCGCGGGTTACACGCTGGGTCAGGCGGATCTGCTGCGCCGCGCGATGGGGAAGAAGAAAAAGGAGGTCCTGGACAGGGAGTTCATCCCGTTCAGGGACGGCTGCCGGGAGCGCGGATACAGCGACGAGGCCATTCAGGCGGTCTGGGACGTCCTGGTCCCCTTCGCGGGCTACGCGTTCAACAAGGCACATGCGGCGGCGTACGCCCTGGTCTCGTACTGGACGGCGTACCTGAAGGCGAATTACCCGGCCGAGTACATGGCCGCCGTGCTGACGTCCGTCCGTGACGACAAGGACAAGTCGGCGGTCTATCTGAACGAGTGCCGCCGGATGGGGATCAGGGTCCTGCCGCCGAATGTGAACGCGTCGGTGGCGAACTTCGCGGCGCAGGGCGACGACGTCATTCTCTTCGGCCTCACGGCGGTACGGAACGTCGGCGCGAACGTGGTCGACGCGATCGTCAAGTGCCGCAAGGAGAAAGGGAAGTACAAATCCTTCCCGGACTATCTGGAGAAGGTGGACGCGACCGCATGCAACAAGCGGACGACCGAGTCCCTCATCAAGGCCGGGGCCTTCGACGAGATGGGGCACACGCGAAAAGGGCTGACCGCGTGCTACGAGCCCCTGATCGACAACGTCGTACAGGTGAAGCGGAAGGAGGCGGAGGGCCAGTTCGACCTCTTCGGCGACGGTGGCGGTAGAGGTGACGGGGACGGTGGCGGTGGCGGTGGGGCTGCGGAGACGAGGTTCGGGCTCGACGTCGAGTTCCCCTCCGAGGAGTGGGAGAAGACGTATCTCCTGGCCCAGGAGCGGGAGATGCTCGGCCTCTACGTCTCCGACCACCCCCTCTTCGGCATCGAGCACGTCCTCTCCGCCAGGGCCGACGCGGCGATCGCGAGTCTGACCGGGGGCGAGCACGCGGACGGCGCGGTGGTGACCATCGGGGGCATCATTTCCGGGCTGCAGCGCAAGGTGACCAAGCAGGGCAACGCGTGGGCGGTCGCCACGGTGGAGGACTTGGCGGGATCACTGGAGTGCATGTTCTTCCCGGCGACGTATCAGCTCGTCTCGACCCAACTGGTGGAGGACACCGTGGTGTTCGTCAAGGGCCGCCTGGACAAGCGGGAGGACGTGCCGCGCCTGGTGGGGATGGAACTGTCGGTCGCTGACCTCACGCACGCGGCCGCGGACGCGCCCGTCGTCCTCGACATGCACGAGCCGCAGGTGACCCCACGGGCGGTCGGCTGGCTGAAGGAGATCCTTCGCTCGCACCCGGGCCCCACGGAGGTGCGGCTGCGGGTGCGGGGGAGGGAGCGGACGACGGTGTACCGCCTCGGGTTCCGGGTCGCGGCCCGCCCGGAGTTCTGGGCGGACCTCAAGGCGGCGGTGGTGGTGGAGCAAGGGGGGTGA
- a CDS encoding TetR/AcrR family transcriptional regulator produces the protein MGHREQLMTGAKRCLQERGYARTTSRDIAAAANNAPVGTINYHYGSKEALLNAALLETLMEWGTAIMAVPPEAQAPEPLVQMWARIIGSQATDRPMLVASTEAFAQAERAPEIREQIAAAYERARPEMAAHLHGIDAAADPDTARAVGSVHMALVAGLTQQLLIDPDHAPSAHDVAVGLRVIARRLEEEAELGGEAEAGEGAESAPSAAD, from the coding sequence ATGGGACACCGAGAACAGCTGATGACCGGCGCCAAGCGATGCCTTCAGGAGCGGGGGTACGCCCGTACGACCTCCCGGGATATCGCCGCCGCCGCGAACAACGCCCCTGTGGGGACGATCAACTACCACTACGGCTCCAAGGAGGCCCTGCTCAACGCCGCCCTCCTGGAGACCCTCATGGAGTGGGGCACGGCGATCATGGCTGTACCGCCGGAGGCCCAAGCGCCCGAGCCCCTGGTACAGATGTGGGCCCGCATCATCGGCTCTCAGGCCACCGACCGCCCCATGCTGGTCGCGAGCACCGAAGCCTTCGCCCAGGCCGAGCGCGCCCCTGAGATCCGCGAGCAGATCGCCGCCGCGTACGAGCGCGCACGCCCCGAAATGGCCGCCCATCTGCACGGCATCGACGCCGCCGCCGACCCGGACACGGCCCGCGCGGTCGGCTCGGTCCACATGGCCCTCGTCGCGGGCCTGACCCAGCAGTTGCTGATCGACCCGGACCACGCCCCGTCCGCACACGACGTGGCCGTCGGCCTGCGCGTCATCGCCCGACGGCTCGAAGAGGAAGCCGAGCTTGGAGGGGAAGCCGAGGCCGGAGAGGGAGCCGAGTCCGCCCCTTCCGCCGCCGACTGA
- a CDS encoding VOC family protein yields the protein MTSLVRHLTFDCSDAYRQGTFWAEVLGGKIADDDFPGDPEALVEADGLTLLFVTVPDAKTVKNRVHVDLQPQDRTRDEEVERLVKLGAKVVGDHRVPDGRGWVTLSDLEGNEFCVERSAGERQAGN from the coding sequence ATGACCTCTCTTGTGCGCCACCTCACATTCGACTGTTCCGACGCCTACCGTCAGGGCACCTTCTGGGCCGAGGTGCTCGGCGGGAAGATCGCTGACGACGACTTTCCCGGTGACCCCGAAGCCCTCGTCGAGGCCGACGGACTCACGCTGCTCTTCGTGACCGTGCCCGATGCCAAGACCGTCAAGAACCGCGTGCACGTCGACCTTCAGCCGCAGGACCGCACCCGCGACGAAGAGGTCGAGCGGCTCGTCAAGCTGGGTGCCAAGGTCGTGGGCGACCACCGGGTGCCCGACGGGCGCGGCTGGGTCACCCTCAGTGACCTGGAGGGCAACGAGTTCTGCGTCGAGCGCAGTGCCGGGGAGCGCCAGGCCGGCAACTAG
- a CDS encoding FadD3 family acyl-CoA ligase, which produces MRGDLEWGSIPGLVRAAAERFGDREAVVEGRTRISYAELGRRVERAAGACMANGVNSGDRVAVWAPNTLDWIVSALGAVSAGAVLVPLNTRFKGAEAAYVLQRSRAKLLFVTGTFLGTSYVASLRRAAVEGKGEGPLPGLPHLEQVVVLSDDAPEDFRTWKDFVASGDGVSGGDVRERADGVDGAAPSDIIYTSGTTGRPKGAVITHAQTLRCYGVWSELAGLREGDRYLIVNPFFHTFGYKAGIIACLMRGATMIPQPVFNVDTVLANVAAERISVLPGPPTLHQSLLDHPARDQHDLSALRLVVTGAAVVPLQLVERLRTELHIATVLTAYGLSEASGIVTMCRQGDAAQVIASTSGRAIPDTEVRVVSPGGEELSPGHPGEILVRGHNVMQGYFEDPAETKKAVTPGGWLRTGDVGVLDGAGNLRITDRIKDMFIVGGFNAYPAEIEQLIGVHPQVADVAVIGVPDPRLGEVGKAYVVRRAGAVLTADDLIAWSRREMANYKVPRAVEFVTELPRNASGKVLKRELRGRRA; this is translated from the coding sequence ATGCGCGGCGACCTGGAGTGGGGCAGCATCCCGGGACTTGTCCGGGCGGCGGCCGAGCGGTTCGGGGACCGGGAGGCGGTCGTCGAGGGACGCACCCGCATCTCGTACGCGGAGCTGGGCCGGCGCGTGGAGCGGGCCGCCGGCGCGTGCATGGCCAATGGGGTCAACTCCGGGGACAGAGTGGCCGTCTGGGCCCCGAACACCCTTGACTGGATCGTCTCGGCGCTGGGCGCGGTGTCGGCGGGCGCGGTCCTCGTCCCCCTCAACACCCGCTTCAAGGGCGCAGAGGCGGCCTACGTCCTGCAACGCAGCCGCGCGAAGCTGCTCTTCGTGACGGGCACCTTCCTCGGCACGTCGTACGTCGCCTCGCTGCGGCGCGCGGCCGTGGAGGGGAAGGGGGAGGGCCCGCTGCCCGGTCTCCCGCACCTGGAGCAGGTGGTGGTCCTCTCGGACGACGCCCCGGAGGACTTCCGCACCTGGAAGGACTTCGTGGCCAGCGGCGACGGGGTGAGCGGCGGCGACGTACGGGAGCGCGCGGACGGGGTCGACGGCGCGGCACCCTCGGACATCATCTACACCTCGGGCACGACGGGCCGCCCCAAGGGCGCGGTCATCACCCACGCCCAGACCCTGCGCTGCTACGGCGTCTGGAGCGAGCTCGCGGGCCTGCGGGAAGGCGACCGCTACCTCATCGTCAACCCCTTCTTCCACACCTTCGGCTACAAGGCGGGGATCATCGCCTGCCTGATGCGCGGCGCGACGATGATCCCGCAGCCGGTCTTCAACGTGGACACGGTCCTCGCGAACGTGGCGGCGGAACGGATCTCGGTCCTCCCCGGCCCGCCCACCCTCCACCAGTCCCTCCTGGACCACCCCGCCCGCGACCAGCACGACCTGTCGGCGCTGCGCCTGGTGGTGACGGGCGCGGCGGTGGTCCCCCTGCAACTGGTCGAGCGCCTGCGTACCGAGCTGCACATCGCCACGGTCCTGACGGCGTACGGCCTCTCCGAGGCGAGCGGCATCGTCACGATGTGCCGCCAGGGAGACGCCGCGCAGGTCATCGCCTCCACCTCGGGCCGGGCCATACCGGACACGGAGGTGCGGGTGGTGAGCCCAGGCGGCGAGGAGCTCTCACCGGGCCACCCGGGAGAGATCCTGGTCCGTGGACACAACGTCATGCAGGGCTACTTCGAGGACCCGGCGGAGACGAAGAAGGCGGTCACGCCGGGCGGCTGGCTGCGGACGGGCGATGTCGGGGTCCTGGACGGTGCGGGCAACCTCCGCATCACGGACCGCATCAAGGACATGTTCATCGTCGGCGGATTCAACGCCTACCCCGCGGAGATAGAGCAACTCATCGGCGTGCACCCGCAGGTCGCGGACGTGGCGGTGATCGGTGTACCGGACCCGCGCCTCGGCGAGGTCGGCAAGGCGTACGTGGTCCGGCGCGCGGGTGCGGTCCTCACGGCGGACGACTTGATCGCCTGGTCACGCCGCGAAATGGCCAACTACAAGGTCCCCAGGGCGGTCGAGTTCGTGACGGAGCTGCCGAGGAACGCGAGCGGAAAGGTCCTCAAGCGCGAACTGCGGGGCCGCAGGGCCTAG